The following proteins are encoded in a genomic region of Clostridia bacterium:
- a CDS encoding YIP1 family protein, with translation MKRNSNYFVRFITLSLVFAFAMSLAAMPASAAVSYDTYTYDTYSTARVAPDGYQVTKVVSGHDMGVGKLSSPKDIFVRNDHIYILDSGYTGTGLEETSGEAAVEAAEAAASETETAVSENSDGTSAQSGRIIVTDFDFNLVKVIDRFYEKDGTEYKLHDPNGFFVDTDEKHIYIADTNNETLTVYDENGEIVRNPDGTKQEITVGNKVICIDDGGNIVAEFTKPDSDIFRQDIKMKPTAVLKDGLGQIYILSEGFYYGAIVYREDGTFVGFYGANKVAVTAGLLVERAWRKIMTKKATSYTANYVPTAYNGFDVDSENFIYTIADNGANAIKKLNAVGDNVLQTETVRVGRNKAVFGDLEMSWDLGVSKETRFKDIDISDNGFINVIDYTRGRLFQYDQDGELLFIFSGLGDQAGTSSQPIAIESLPDDSILVLDMHKGYVTKWSPTEYGELVHQGTLLFNEGKYAEAKEIWKKVILRNSNFEMAYTGIGKAYYEEENYKEALKYLKLGFDRETYSQAYKYYRADLIRKNFVWVVVGLVVLIVLLSQIGRFKRWFNRKRGKPEDYKDIFSPFYIARHPIEGFEDLRFQWRNRQIYYSIGILFLFFISRVIERQSTGFILNTNKPEDLDIGMVMLQTVVIALLFIASNWAVTTFTNGEGNLRKIFYGTCYSLLPYSVSIILKAIASNFITYDESALLNVITYIGTLWSIWLLMNMVKGIHQFRMAGSVLTIVCTVAFMIVVAVLVALSISLIQQFYVFLLSVYNEIAYRIS, from the coding sequence TGGGCGTGGGCAAGCTCAGCAGCCCGAAGGATATATTCGTGCGCAACGACCACATCTATATTCTCGACTCCGGCTACACCGGCACCGGCCTTGAAGAGACGAGCGGCGAAGCCGCCGTCGAAGCCGCCGAGGCAGCCGCCTCGGAAACGGAGACCGCCGTCTCCGAAAACTCCGACGGCACGAGCGCGCAGAGCGGCAGAATAATCGTGACCGACTTCGACTTCAACCTCGTCAAGGTCATCGATCGCTTCTACGAGAAGGACGGCACGGAGTATAAGCTCCACGACCCGAACGGATTCTTCGTCGATACCGACGAGAAGCACATCTACATCGCGGATACGAACAACGAAACGCTGACCGTTTATGACGAAAACGGCGAGATCGTCCGCAACCCCGACGGCACGAAGCAGGAGATCACCGTCGGCAACAAGGTCATCTGCATCGACGACGGCGGAAACATCGTCGCCGAGTTCACCAAGCCGGACAGCGACATTTTCCGTCAGGATATCAAAATGAAGCCGACCGCCGTTCTGAAGGACGGGCTCGGTCAGATCTATATCCTCTCCGAGGGCTTCTACTACGGCGCGATCGTCTACCGTGAGGACGGTACCTTCGTCGGTTTCTACGGCGCGAACAAGGTCGCCGTCACCGCCGGACTGCTCGTCGAGCGCGCCTGGCGTAAGATAATGACGAAGAAGGCGACCAGCTACACCGCCAACTACGTTCCGACGGCGTACAACGGCTTCGACGTCGACAGCGAAAACTTCATTTACACCATAGCCGACAACGGCGCGAACGCGATCAAAAAGCTGAACGCCGTCGGCGATAACGTCCTGCAGACCGAGACGGTCCGCGTCGGCAGAAACAAGGCCGTCTTCGGCGACCTTGAGATGTCGTGGGACCTCGGCGTTTCCAAGGAGACGCGCTTCAAGGACATCGACATCTCCGATAACGGCTTCATCAACGTCATCGACTATACCCGCGGCAGGCTCTTCCAGTACGACCAGGACGGCGAGCTGCTCTTCATCTTCAGCGGACTCGGCGATCAGGCGGGAACCTCCAGTCAGCCTATCGCGATCGAGTCGCTGCCGGACGACAGCATCCTCGTTCTCGATATGCACAAGGGCTACGTCACGAAGTGGTCGCCGACGGAATACGGCGAGCTCGTCCATCAGGGCACGCTGCTCTTCAACGAAGGCAAATACGCCGAGGCGAAGGAGATCTGGAAAAAGGTCATCCTCCGCAACTCCAACTTTGAAATGGCGTACACCGGCATCGGCAAGGCGTATTACGAGGAAGAGAATTACAAAGAGGCTCTCAAATATCTGAAGCTCGGTTTCGACCGCGAGACCTATTCGCAGGCGTATAAGTATTACCGCGCCGACCTGATCCGCAAGAACTTCGTGTGGGTCGTCGTCGGTCTTGTGGTGCTGATTGTCCTGCTCAGTCAGATCGGCCGCTTCAAGCGCTGGTTCAACCGCAAGCGCGGCAAGCCGGAGGACTACAAGGACATCTTCAGTCCGTTCTATATCGCGCGTCACCCGATAGAAGGCTTTGAAGACCTGCGTTTCCAGTGGCGTAACAGACAGATATATTATTCTATAGGAATACTTTTCCTCTTCTTCATCTCCCGCGTCATCGAGAGACAGTCGACCGGCTTCATACTGAACACCAACAAGCCGGAGGACCTCGATATAGGAATGGTAATGCTGCAGACGGTCGTTATCGCGCTGCTGTTCATCGCGTCCAACTGGGCGGTCACGACCTTTACCAACGGCGAAGGCAACCTGCGCAAGATCTTCTACGGCACCTGCTATTCGCTGCTTCCTTACAGCGTATCGATAATCCTGAAGGCGATCGCCAGCAACTTCATCACATACGATGAGAGCGCGCTGCTGAACGTCATCACCTATATCGGTACTCTCTGGAGCATCTGGCTGCTGATGAATATGGTCAAGGGCATCCACCAGTTCAGGATGGCGGGCTCGGTGCTGACGATAGTATGCACCGTAGCGTTCATGATCGTCGTCGCGGTTCTTGTGGCGCTGTCGATCAGCCTTATCCAGCAGTTCTACGTTTTCCTGCTCTCGGTCTACAACGAGATAGCGTACAGGATATCTTAA